Within Spinacia oleracea cultivar Varoflay chromosome 4, BTI_SOV_V1, whole genome shotgun sequence, the genomic segment ACAGATATGGAGTTCCACACGAGCTCATaagcgaccaaggttcccacttcaggggTGAAGTCCAAGGCTTACTCGAAAAATACCGAGTTAAACATCATAAGTCATCTCCATACAAACCCTAGATGAATGGAGCATTCGAATCAGCCAACAAGGATCTCAAcgttataattaaaaaaatggcTGAAAGCTACAAAGAATAGCCTAACAAGTTACACTTCTCTCTATTGGGATACCGAACCTCTATCCGCACATCTATAGGAGTGATACCATACTCCCtagtatacggaatggaagttGTTCAACCCGTAGAGTTGGAAGTCCCTTCTCTTCGCATAGTCTTGGAAAGCAACCTACCCGAAGCAGATTGGTACAAGCCAGGTATGACGAACTGTCCTACTCGACGAACAAAGCCTTAGGGCCTTGCACCTCGTGCAAGTGTATCAGAAACGCATAACGAGGCAATTCAACACAAGGGTTAAACCTCgcaacatcaaagaaggcgactTCATGCTCAAGGAAGTCCGTGAAACAGCCACAGACCCCCGAGGCAAGTTCCGACCAAACTGGACCAGACCATATTTCATAAAAACCATCCTCCCAGGAGGGGCGGTAAAACTGTCCGACATCGATGGAGCAGAATTCGCAAACTTCACTAATTTGGATCAGTTAAAAAAATACTACGTATAAAGCCAAAATCGGGCAAAAGATCAACTCAATAGGCGAGCAATCATAACTCGCCCCTTTTCCAAAGGAGATTAAAAAACTAAGGGGCCGTTTGGTTCGCACGGGGTAAACGGAATGGAATCAAGAATGGGATAGAAGGGGAATGGAAATCATTCCCTTTGATTTAAAAAGTTGTTTGGAATGCCTTTATTCTTTTTTTCCATTCATCCTCTCTCACCACTCCGACCGCCGCCAGCCACCGCCCGCCTCCACCTCTGTCACCGCCCCCTCCTCCCTCTCCCCTCTATCGTCGCCCCCTCCTTCCCTCTCTCCCCTATGTCGGCGCCACTCCCCCTCCCTCTTCCCTATGTCGGCGGCACTCCCCCTCCCTCTTCGCTATGTCGCCGCCACTCCCCCTCCCTATTCCCTATGTCGCTGCCACTCCCCCTTCCTCTGTCGACGTTGCCGCCACTCCCCCTCCCCTCTATCGACGTCGCCGCCACTCCCCCTCCCCTCTGTCGTCGCCCCTCTACCTCCCTCTCCCCTGTCGTCGCCCCTCTCCCTCCCTCTGTCGTGGATGTGTCGGCGGGATGGTCGTTGACGGAGGTCGGTGAGACGGTGACCCAGAAGGTGGCCGGAAGTTGGTGGTCGCGTGGTCGGAGGTTAGATCTAGGGTTAGAGGTGAGAGAGAGGAGATGGGGGAAGTGAAGATGGGAAAGGGAATAGAAAAGTCTTGGGGGGAGGGTGGGGAATGAAGGTAGAGGGTTTTGGGGTAAACTCAAAAATGAAAAAGGGTAAATTTAATCTTGGTTAAGTATTAAGTgttgagtcctttcaatttgacaatatatccAGGATAAACTATCAGGAttagtcatgtgactaagaaacgcctatgaagtgaacttgaatgtcaaaagttaaaaatggtccttggtcggaagttttctataaaggtgggcgcatagaaaacgttagacgactggaatggaagatgactagtagttctgtttcttgaactaagtGCACATGACAATGTCGTAAgtatttgcatagatacttacttgataagattaCTAACGGGAAGACctgtgaaactttactgtaagagatgtaAAAATCTGTCAGAAGTAAATTTTATAAGCTTATTAGACACCAATCCTCaacacctgagtgatttgagattacttgtttgagaattgcttactttgacgttgccaaccgtcgcaccataaaagagGCTTTAAcgacaacgctcaggtaataaactataaaaaagagTCTAACCTAAAGATCTTAAGACTGAGATTCTCCTCCAacaaattgggatgagatgccaaaagttgtacaaggccactcggagagctagaaactgtaaaatgcatggccgtgctcagatggaTCATAAGCTATGATCATCTGTTTACTTGATAAGTTGAACTCTaacaccgagaaatacctctggacataataaggatgaccagtcttaccttatgttcatgaggagactgaaggaaatatgcccttggtccaagtttgcatttaatgtgaAGTCTAATCAAtgtggttcaatattaattaaacaagttaattattcagtgagatcaagtgatttaAATGTctagttagaggccgcttcagttcaagtggaattaataatattaatgccacaacttactcttgactgaacctgtagggtaaCACAAGTAGTGCGTGAACGGATTCAAGtatttatgtgaatataatattcggTAATCTCAAATAATGGATAATCgaaaatgatggatgttggtttcggtgggagctaaacaaaccatcaaaaggcaaagacgAGAATATTTGTCTGAaacgaagatattgccggaaacggaaatgtggTTTGTATCGGAACtaattatcggaaatggaaatattactatGATCGGAAATACtggaaacataaatattgtttgaaatggaaatattatcgaaaagggAGATATTGCCGGAATGGGAAATATTGTTCGATTCGGAATTATTgccgaaatggaaatattgtcggaattagaaatattgttggaacggaaatattttccgaaTCGGAATTAtcaccggaatcggaaattgaATCGGAAactattaccagaatcggaaatcgaatgctaattgattatgtgatttTACATGGATTCTGGCAATTATGATTTTTTCGCATATCAattggattgttcataacctaaaaaAGGGTGATTATCAAATTGGCTACCAATCAAGATGACAACACAAATAATAAAAGGTATGAATCGCATTTGTGTTGTCATCTACTAATACCTTTTGTTATTTGTGTATGAATCACATTAAGCATTTGCCGATCGAGATGGGTGCAACAACATCTCTTAGTGGACCCTCAAGCAAGTCGTTCCGGAAGAGCCCAATGATGAATCTCTAGAGGAGGACACCACTACTGTTGCTGTTCTGGAAGCCACCATTGCTATTTTCTAGAGGCCACAACTCTCGAGTGACTGCCGTCGGGATATGATGGGCTACCTATTTTGCTAAACACTAGTTGCTATATGTTTAAATCAGTTTGGCATTAACAGCCTTACAATAAGCTTTTGGATGTTAATCATCACTCTAGGTTACATGTAATTTTCCAATGTTGTTTAACATTGCCCTAGGTTTAATGTCAACATATGATCTTGGAGCTTTTGCAAGGAACACGAAGACATCGATGCTTTTGCAAGGAACACGAAGACATCGATGCTTCATATCCCTAGCCAACGCTCTTCGTCATTGCTCCTTTTGTGAAACAAGATATATTCTGTTTAACCTGTACTTCAAATGCATAATAATATGGTTACTAAGTATTTGCATCTATTAGTGTTCCATTTACTTGTTTGTTAATGCAGTTTTTCAACACTTTATTATATAAACAACTCAAATTAAATTTTCCAAATTAATTTACCTATCTTATGACTAGCGTGCGATTCAACAACATGTTACTCTAGTCTAAGTTTGTGAAATACGGAAACTAAGCCGAGCCTGAAATAGCTTGAACTTTTTTACTTGCCAAAACCCAATCCAACGGTTGCTGATACTCCGTATTTCACCTCAACACTCTCCACTCTCGTAAATTCGTAATTCCTAAGTCTAAAAATTCTAGACCCTTCCAAAAAATATCCCAAAATTCCTTACGGTTCATGCCCCAAAAAACCCAAAactaaaaaggaaaaggaaatcTGAACCGTCTATTCACCCCCAAATAAAAGACGAACCCAAACAACGTATTCAAACCCTCTTTCGCCGTTCTGctcttttttcctttctttctctctcctccgacGACGCCCCAAATCGTACCAAGATCGGTTCGTCACTTTCTCTCCCCTCTCGTGATTTGCTGTTGTTTAGGATCTGAATCAACCGATTCCATCTATAATTTCGTCTCTATTTTTCTGAGTTTTTCTTAATTTTGCAGAGGGAAAGGAATTTAAGAGttgaagaaagatgtttggGAGAGCACCAAAGAAGAGTGATAATACTAGATACTATGAAGTTTTAGCGGTGCCCAAGAATGCTTCTCCTGAAGATCTTAAGAAAGCATACAAGAAAGCCGCCATTAAGAATCATCCTGATAAGGGTGGTGATCCTGAAAaggttatttattatttttgtcgATTTCTTGGTTTTGTAACCTAATTTATCTGTTATTAAATCTGGATTTTTTAAGCTTTTATTTTATGTTGTAATTCTCGGTTGGTTGATTTTGATTGAGTTTGTAGATTTTGTTTTGTTGATCTGATCTGGTTGACTgtaattgaatttgatttggtttgCGATCTTGAGTTTGGATTTTTTCTGGTTTATTGTCTTAGTTGGGAACTAAATTTCCATGTGTTATGTGAAACAATGCcataattaacttttttttttgaacattGTTGGGTTCTTTGTTTGATCAGCTTAAGCTAATTGGAATATTAGAGTGTATCAGTGTGTGATTGAGCTTCTATAATTGCAATTAGAAATAGTTTTTTTAATCGGATTAAGGAAGTTGGAAATTTTTTTGTGTGATTGAATCCATGATGTTAATCGAGGATTTGATTCTGCTGTTTTGAGAGTTTCAATTGGAATTGTTACAGCATTGCTTTTGTTGTGTGTCGTAAGCGCTGTGTTGATTTTAAGATTTCGATATTGTACAGTTTAAGGAGTTGGCTCATGCGTATGAAGTTCTAAGTGATCCTGAGAAGCGTGAAATATACGATCAGTATGGAGAGGATGCCCTTAAGGAAGGTATGGGTGGTGGCGGTGGGGGTCATGACCCATTCGATATCTTCTCTTCATTCTTTGGTGGTAGTCCGTTTGGCGGTAAGTGATTTATTGTAATTGAATGTGTATTGTTTTGAAAGTGACATTCTTTATTGGTAATTGTATGAATGAGTGTTTGTAACAACCATATTGGATGTGACTTAGGCGGTGGTGGAAGTAGCAGAGGGCGTAGGCAGAGAAGAGGAGAGGATGTAATTCATCCATTGAAGGTCTCTTTGGAGGATGTTTACAATGGTTCATCTAAGAAACTATCCCTTTCTCGCAACGTTATCTGCTCCAAATGCAAGGGGTGAgcactttgaattttgaaaactaTCATTTTCTATTGAGGTAGAACTATTCTGTTTTTGGCATTATCTTATGTATTTTTGGTGCTTAAATTGCAGAAAAGGGTCAAAATCTGGTGCTTCTATGAAATGTGTTGGGTGCCAAGGGTCTGGAGTGAAAGTCTCAATCAGGCATCTTGGTCCTTCTATGATCCAGCAAATGCAACATGCTTGTAATGACTGCAAGGGTACTGGTGAGATGATCAATGACAAGGATCGGTGCCCACAATGCAAGGGTGAGAAGGTTGTCCAGGAGAAGAAAGTTTTGGAGGTTCATGTTGAGAAGGGGATGCAGAATAACCAGAAGATAACGTTTCCTGGAGAAGCTGATGAAGCGGTACTAACTTGTTCTCTGGGATATTCAATTCTGTGTTAATTTTATCACCTTGTTTAACCCTTAATTGTATCTAATTGAATATTATTCATTTCAGCCTGAAACCGTTACTGGCGACATAGTGTTTGTCTTACAGCAGAAGGAACACCCAAAATTCAAGCGAAAGGGTGATGACCTCTTCTTTGAGCATTCCCTTACCTTGACTGAGGCCCTCTGTGGTTTTCAGTTTGTATTAACCCATTTGGACAATAGACAATTGTTAATCAAGTCTCAGCCCGGAGAAGTTGTTAAGCCAGGTATCACTTCATACActcattatattttttattgaaCCTTCTATGCCATCCTTGTAATTATATCTACTCATCACAGAAAATATACTATCCATCTTAGAAATAGTTGTtatcaaataatttcagaatataGGCTTTGTTTTTCTATGGCTGTTGGGATATTCTACTCTAGTGCTGAGTTGCTGATATATGACTTTGGCTATGTTGTAGACTCATTCAAGGCAATAAATGATGAAGGCATGTCCATGTATCAGAGACCTTTCATGAAAGGGAAATTGTATATCCACTTCACAGTTGAATTCCCCGAGTCCTTGTCACTAGAGCAGTGCAAGGCTCTGGAAGCAGTGCTTCCTCCAAAGTCCTCACCACAGCTTACAGATATGGAATTGGATGAATGTGAGGAGACAACACTGCATGATGTCAATATTGAGGAAGAAATGCGCAGAAAGGAGGCTCGAGCTCAGCAAGAGGCTTATGATGAGGATGATGACATGCATGGTGGTGCTCAAAGGGTTCAGTGCGCTCAACAATAATCCGAGCCATGAGTTAATGAATCGTGTTGAGTTCAGGTGGTAGGCTCTAAAGATTTAATTGTTGCTTATCGGCAAGAATAAGTTTATTTGGTTGTTCTAGTATTAGTTTATAGAATTATAGATGCCTTCGGAGAATTCTTGTCGAGTAAAAAGTACCCAACGTTCTCGTTGTTGGTAACAGGATTTTCTATATTATTCAGAGATGGTGGGGTACCTGAATTCATAGGCTTGTGTAGAACATTTTTTTGCTTCCTGACTAAGATAATATCTGTTGCTAAAGCTCTGGCTTTGATTTGTATTGTCAAAAAGAATTTAAGTGTTCTGGAAAATCTGTTTCTTTTTTGGAACGAAGCAGTGCCACGTTACCGCTGTGCGTTCTGATTTCAAGAGAAAATTTTGCACCCAGGTCATACTGTGTGATGTTACCCTGATTTTAAATAGTTGCAAATCTTGCAATCCGATGACAACTAGTGGGTGCAGACTAGGGGTGCAAACGAGCCGAGCCGATATTTTTAAGCTTTATcttgttcatgttcatgttcgTTAAAAGCTTTAACTTATGCGAGCCCGAGCCCGAACTTTTAAGAGCTCAAAAATCTGTTCAAGTTCGGTTCGTTTAAAATATTGTGTCAATTAGGTATTGATGTCACACGCATAAACCATCACAACGGAACATAGGGATGtcaacgagccgagccgagtcGAGTATTTGGCTGTTCGAGCTAGGCTTGATAAGAAATTTccgagctcgagctcgagctGAGCTTAATCGAGCATTCATTTTCCCTGTTCGAGCTTGGTTCATTTAAGTTTTTCGTTGTTCGATCTTAGCTCACGAGTAGCTTGTTTAAGTTCAagctcgagccgagccgagccgagctaTTAACAAACGAGCTTTTAACAAACGAGTCTTAATAAGCAAGCAAGATCGAATTTAAACGATcatattattaaacgaaatgttattttaaaaaaattaggaaaaattgacataaataatcccaactttcatacatcttctaaaaataatcctaactttggattattttagaataatccaaactttaggggttaccttctcaaaataatccgaaATCGTTTTTTCTtgtcattattttgagaagatgagtgaaacgtgggattatttatgtcaatttttccaaaaaattataaaacataaaacataaccaaaccCAAATAAAAAGTTAGCATAGCATACTTACTAGTactattttataaattataatctcCTAAAATAAAAACACTCTAAATATCAAAATCTAACAAAATAATTGCAACTTAtatttactataaataaaaattagttATATTCTTTTTAGAAATCTAATATAAACGAGCTTATAAACGACCTTATAAACTAACACGAACGAGCTAGgaaacgaacatgaacgagttGTTCGCGAGCCTAAACGAGCCGAACACTAGGTTGTTCGAGCTAGTATCATTTATTTAactaacttaaaatttttgttcaagctcgtttatttattaatgaacaaactttgaccgagctttgaccgagcttgttcacgagctGTTCAAGAGCGTATCGACTCATTGACATTCCTAACGGAACATGAAAGACTTTGGAGTTAACTATTCGCAAGGACGAGTTATACTCATCGtagtttgaaatggcaacatggattgaagaccatgtgTTCTTGCTtgagaaattaaatattaatttctatattCTCAAGTAAATATGAAGTCCCATATCTCCGTGAACAGGTTGGATATGTAAAATCCAAACAAAtaaggaaaaattgataaaagCAGTCCTAACTATGGACGTTCATCTTTAAAAGGTTCCAAGCATAGATTATTACTGGCTGGTCCCAACTAAGGGGTGTTGACTTTGCGTGGGCCTTTTTCCAAATGACCGGTTTACTAAGTTGAAGACGTTGACGTGTCgggtaatttaaaaaaaatcacttgCCACTTTAAAACGAATCCACCCATTTAATAAAAATCacacccatttaattaaaagcCCAACCATTAAATAAAAACCCAACCACTTAAAATACCCACCCAGTCAAATGATTTTTGTATACCTTTCTTCTCCCTCTCCTGCCGTCAGTAACAATCCCCCATAACTGCCACCCCTACCACTCCCCGGCAACCGACACAACTACCAGCACCTCTGTACTGTCGACGACTCTACTTCCTCCTCAATCTCCATTGTCGTCACCTCCGTCAACCACAACCTTCCCTTCTCCTCTATGATCTTACCCAAATGCCCAAAACCACCGTCAAATCTCTCAATTGCTCGTATGTGTCTCCCGCTAGTGTTACCAACAACCTTAATTACGGTGTGCGTTGTTTCAGCCAAAAATTCGATCGTAAAAGAAGCTTCCTCTGGAAAAGACAAAATCGAGGAGGAGAGAGACGGTGGTGGTTTCAAGGGGTGGTGGGTGATTGAAGTGGTTGTCATGGTGCTTTCCGGTGGGTGCTTAACAAATGGGTTGACAATTAGATGCGATTACAGAGACAATATTCGATCGTTTTTTGCCGATAAAATGGAATTGGACGGCGCAAAATCCCTCCTTTAATGTCCTTTGCAATATCAATAAAACCCTCAAgagaaatacaaaaaaaatcaaacaaattagttaagttaATTTTAAGTTAATCAAACAAAATCCCACCTTTAATGTCCATGGTTCCATGGTGGTGTTAATGGCGGTGCATTAGAGCAATTGGAAACTCAATTCGAAGAAGATAACAACAACACATATTGTACGGGATACTCCCGTAGGCCCAGTTCTATACCAGAATATCATATTCTAGTATTATGGGCCCAAAGAGTAATAAAGGCCAAGGCCCAATCCATGACCTAATAATCTATCAAACCCCTATAAATACTCATTTTAGGGGAAGGTAAAGGGACTTCTCTACACTCTCTACTCCCTCCTCTCTGTACTCCATCTCTTTATGATATATTACTAATGTTGGGCGTCGGAGGCTCCGATTCGGGAAACCTCCCTCGGGTTCGAGTTCACTTTGCAGGAAATCACCTCCACATTCAAGATACGAAGATCCGACCACACCACCCGATTCCAAtaccggaacaattggcgctaaAAGGAGAGGCACAATAACATATCATTGTGCCATCGAATCTCCGAGAGAGTAGAGGAGTATTCTATTGTCTTAATTCATTACTGTCATCTAAGAAACAAATTCGCATCTCAAATTTACACTCACAAACCAAAATTAACGAAGGCCCACAAGGCCATAAAGTCACAAATCAGTCCGTAAGGAAGATCTAagagtaaaaaataataagaacattgcaaatgccaagttttgtCTTCCCCATCATACACAACGAAAAGCCATTATTACAAAGTCCGTTCAGGATAATCAAAGCAAAAACCAGGGGCTCCTAAGTGGATTAGAAAGGTGGACTACACATATCATGAGTTCAAAGATCCCCATTTTCCTTTTAACAAACTTCATTATAGTTAGGCAAAAGTCAGTGCCTATTAAATCACGAATTTGCCCAGAACATTCTCAGATCTAAAGCTTAATTTAAAGAAGAAAAGGAAAGCTAAGCATCAATATAGGGGGTAGGTTAAATTGCTTGACATGGATTTCACCGTGGGCATTAAAGCAAGAAGGATGGTTGAGATCCCAAAATAACCGACGAAGTGCACTGCTGGCATTTTTCCTACCGGCCGTCTTCTACCGGCATCACCGACTAAGTGCCGCTTGCTGAGTTGCTCTGCTAAAGGCGGCAATGCCAGAGCACGGATACCAGCTAAGTTTTCTGTCTCCTTACTTGTATGAAATTAGTAGCAGACCGGTTGGCAGCCAACGTTCTAAATAATCCTCCATGAATACATGGCTAGCCATTTAAATGAACTGTTGTCGGCCTAATTTGCATGCCATATTGCTAAATGTCCTTTTTCCTCAGTTATATTAAGTTAAAGGTTGCATAACTGTATAAATAAGTGTTTCCTTAAAAACCATTTAACAAAGTCAAAAGAATGATTTTGCCGACTGTGATTTCTACCGCATATACCTTCTGGAAAGTCTGTGTTAAAGCATAAGTGCTTATTCTTGAATAGCAGGTGTGTTGGCAATGAAGCATCATAGTTTGCGTATTACCTGCTTGCGCAATAGGAAAACTGTATATATGAAAGTATGATACCGTCTGTCAGCTTAAATATATGGGCATGGCTATACCGGCCAGAATTATCTGATTTATTGCTGGTAAAGATTATCTGATTAATTGCCGGCTGTATAATGGCCGGTAAAGATTACCTGGCTAAGAACACCCCGTAAAATTACTTGACCCATTGCCGACCGCATTATTGTCGGCTAAAACTACATGACTAATTGTCGACTGTATTATTGTC encodes:
- the LOC110798981 gene encoding dnaJ protein homolog; protein product: MFGRAPKKSDNTRYYEVLAVPKNASPEDLKKAYKKAAIKNHPDKGGDPEKFKELAHAYEVLSDPEKREIYDQYGEDALKEGMGGGGGGHDPFDIFSSFFGGSPFGGGGGSSRGRRQRRGEDVIHPLKVSLEDVYNGSSKKLSLSRNVICSKCKGKGSKSGASMKCVGCQGSGVKVSIRHLGPSMIQQMQHACNDCKGTGEMINDKDRCPQCKGEKVVQEKKVLEVHVEKGMQNNQKITFPGEADEAPETVTGDIVFVLQQKEHPKFKRKGDDLFFEHSLTLTEALCGFQFVLTHLDNRQLLIKSQPGEVVKPDSFKAINDEGMSMYQRPFMKGKLYIHFTVEFPESLSLEQCKALEAVLPPKSSPQLTDMELDECEETTLHDVNIEEEMRRKEARAQQEAYDEDDDMHGGAQRVQCAQQ